From the Luteimonas galliterrae genome, one window contains:
- a CDS encoding efflux transporter outer membrane subunit produces the protein MHDLKPTALAMLKTAALTLALAACAVGPDFVKPTVAAPERFARAEAAATPTAADIALREADAEFWRGFEDPQLTWLVEESLAANHDLRIALSRYDRANALLREAKFDRFPTVTADAQASDARSSADQAPGASRADRDGESYSAGISATWELDLFGRIRRNVEANRADAAATAADLEALQVAIVGEVARTYIELRGLQERLHVARENTDNQRETLRLVQARLDAGRDTEFDTSRARAQLETTSARIPALEAQIAVSMHRLGVLSGKTPDALIGELDAQKPLPALPARLDAGTPGELLRRRPDIAAAEHRLHAATARIGVATADLFPRFTLGGLIGSQAIDSSALFERDSETRLVALGIDWSFLDIGRVRARIAASDADAAGELARYQQTVLLALEDTENALVRYAKARVEDGHLERAATDSARAAQLARVRYEAGASGLLEVLDAERTRLQAQEAFADARTRSVVGAVGLYKALAGGWPQRQPLREDVADL, from the coding sequence ATGCATGACCTGAAACCGACCGCGCTCGCGATGCTGAAAACCGCGGCGCTCACGCTGGCGTTGGCCGCTTGCGCCGTCGGCCCCGATTTCGTGAAGCCGACCGTCGCCGCGCCCGAGCGATTCGCGCGCGCCGAAGCGGCCGCCACGCCCACCGCGGCCGACATCGCCCTGCGCGAAGCCGACGCCGAATTCTGGCGCGGCTTCGAAGATCCGCAGCTGACCTGGCTGGTGGAGGAATCGCTGGCCGCCAACCACGACCTGCGCATCGCGCTGTCGCGTTACGACCGCGCCAACGCGCTGCTGCGCGAAGCCAAGTTCGACCGTTTCCCCACCGTCACCGCCGATGCGCAGGCCAGCGACGCGCGCAGCAGCGCCGACCAGGCGCCGGGCGCCTCGCGCGCCGACCGCGACGGCGAAAGCTACAGCGCCGGCATTTCGGCGACTTGGGAACTGGACCTGTTCGGCCGCATCCGCCGCAACGTCGAGGCCAACCGCGCCGATGCCGCCGCCACTGCGGCGGATCTGGAGGCGCTGCAGGTGGCGATCGTCGGCGAAGTCGCCCGCACCTACATCGAGTTGCGCGGCCTGCAGGAACGGCTGCACGTGGCGCGCGAGAACACGGACAACCAGCGCGAGACGCTGCGCCTGGTGCAAGCGCGCCTGGACGCCGGCCGCGACACCGAATTCGACACGTCGCGCGCCCGTGCGCAGCTGGAAACCACGTCGGCGCGGATACCGGCGCTGGAAGCGCAGATCGCCGTATCGATGCACCGCCTGGGCGTGCTCAGCGGCAAAACGCCCGACGCGCTGATCGGCGAGTTGGACGCGCAGAAGCCGTTGCCCGCCCTGCCCGCGCGGCTGGACGCCGGTACGCCCGGCGAATTGCTGCGCCGCCGCCCGGACATCGCCGCCGCCGAGCACCGGCTGCACGCCGCCACCGCGCGCATCGGCGTGGCCACTGCCGATCTGTTCCCGCGCTTCACCCTGGGCGGCCTGATCGGCAGCCAGGCGATCGACAGCAGCGCGCTGTTCGAGCGCGACAGCGAAACGCGGCTGGTCGCGCTGGGCATCGACTGGTCGTTCCTGGACATCGGCCGCGTGCGCGCCCGCATCGCCGCTTCCGATGCCGATGCCGCCGGCGAACTGGCGCGCTACCAGCAGACCGTGCTGCTGGCGCTGGAGGACACCGAAAACGCGCTGGTGCGCTATGCCAAGGCGCGTGTCGAAGACGGCCACCTGGAACGCGCCGCTACCGACAGCGCGCGCGCCGCGCAACTGGCGCGGGTGCGGTACGAGGCCGGCGCGTCGGGATTGCTGGAAGTGCTCGATGCCGAACGCACGCGCCTGCAGGCGCAGGAAGCGTTCGCCGATGCCCGCACCCGCAGCGTGGTCGGCGCGGTAGGACTGTACAAAGCGCTGGCAGGCGGCTGGCCGCAGCGTCAGCCGCTGCGCGAGGATGTCGCCGATCTCTAG
- a CDS encoding glycine zipper 2TM domain-containing protein encodes MSTLQKDHILGTGSATLGGGVLGAVVGAVVGGTPGLTLGAVAGGAAGAIIGHRLSEAADPRGDLGHYQQVYRTTPYYVEGMRWEDYAPAYRYGLDTYATHGGQPFAMAAPTLAEDWGRVRGVSRLSWEQAQPAVEHAWRELDDNLRAMGRVE; translated from the coding sequence ATGAGTACGCTGCAGAAAGACCATATCCTCGGTACCGGAAGCGCTACCCTAGGCGGCGGCGTGCTCGGCGCGGTCGTCGGCGCGGTCGTCGGCGGCACGCCGGGGCTCACGCTGGGCGCGGTCGCGGGCGGCGCAGCGGGCGCGATCATCGGGCATCGCCTGTCCGAAGCGGCCGATCCGCGCGGCGACCTCGGCCACTACCAGCAGGTCTACCGCACCACGCCTTATTACGTCGAAGGCATGCGCTGGGAGGATTACGCACCGGCCTACCGTTACGGCCTGGACACCTACGCCACGCACGGCGGCCAGCCTTTCGCGATGGCGGCGCCGACGCTGGCCGAAGATTGGGGGCGCGTTCGCGGCGTCTCCCGCTTGAGCTGGGAACAGGCGCAGCCTGCGGTGGAGCACGCCTGGCGCGAGCTCGACGACAACCTGCGAGCGATGGGCCGCGTCGAATAG
- a CDS encoding efflux RND transporter periplasmic adaptor subunit, which translates to MNAPNKFQVRSGTRYSLAALALSAVIAAAIAACSSQAAPGEGAAPPAPEVSVATVLSKPVRQWDDFTGRVSAVETVELRPRVSGYVERVAYKEGQEVKKGDLLFVIDQRRYRAELARAQANLERARSEARLAQTQDARAATLLEAKAISREEFDSRKAATAQGNAGVNAAQAAVESAQLDLQFTQVRSPIDGRAGRAMVTEGNLAQADSTLLTTVVSLDPVHVYFESDEQTYLRYNQLARDGERAAAGNPVRIGLANEEGYPHTGKLDFTDNQVDSNTGTIRARAVVPNPDRVFTPGLFARVQIEGSAQFKAMLIDDKAVLTDQDRKYVYVLGPKNTAVRKDVVLGRMVDGLRVVNSGLAPADKVVVHGVQKIFFPGMPVAPKLIAMGAPAPTQQVAMK; encoded by the coding sequence ATGAACGCTCCCAACAAATTCCAAGTCCGTTCGGGTACCCGATACTCGCTCGCGGCGCTCGCCCTGAGCGCTGTGATCGCGGCGGCCATCGCCGCGTGCAGCAGCCAGGCCGCGCCGGGCGAAGGCGCGGCGCCGCCCGCGCCCGAAGTCAGCGTCGCCACCGTGTTGTCCAAGCCGGTACGGCAGTGGGACGATTTCACCGGCCGCGTCAGCGCGGTGGAAACCGTCGAACTGCGTCCGCGCGTCAGCGGCTACGTCGAACGCGTCGCTTACAAGGAAGGCCAGGAAGTCAAGAAAGGCGACCTGTTGTTCGTGATCGACCAGCGCCGCTACCGCGCCGAACTCGCCCGCGCCCAGGCCAACCTGGAGCGCGCGCGCAGCGAAGCGCGGCTGGCCCAGACCCAGGATGCGCGCGCAGCGACCTTGCTCGAAGCCAAAGCGATCTCGCGCGAGGAATTCGACTCGCGCAAGGCCGCCACCGCGCAGGGCAACGCCGGCGTCAACGCGGCGCAAGCCGCGGTCGAAAGCGCGCAGCTGGACCTGCAGTTCACCCAGGTGCGTTCGCCGATCGACGGCCGCGCCGGCCGCGCGATGGTCACCGAAGGCAACCTGGCCCAGGCCGATTCGACGCTGCTGACCACGGTCGTGTCGCTGGATCCGGTGCACGTCTACTTCGAAAGCGACGAGCAGACCTACCTGCGCTACAACCAGCTCGCCCGCGACGGCGAGCGCGCCGCGGCCGGCAACCCGGTGCGAATCGGTCTGGCCAACGAGGAAGGCTATCCGCATACCGGCAAGCTCGACTTCACCGACAACCAAGTGGATTCGAACACCGGTACGATCCGCGCCCGCGCCGTGGTGCCCAACCCCGACCGCGTGTTCACGCCGGGCCTGTTCGCGCGCGTCCAGATCGAAGGCAGCGCGCAGTTCAAGGCCATGCTGATCGACGACAAGGCCGTGCTCACCGACCAGGACCGCAAGTACGTGTACGTACTGGGCCCGAAGAACACGGCGGTGCGCAAGGACGTGGTGCTCGGGCGCATGGTCGACGGCCTGCGCGTGGTCAACTCGGGCCTGGCGCCCGCCGATAAGGTGGTAGTGCACGGCGTGCAGAAGATCTTCTTCCCCGGCATGCCGGTGGCGCCGAAGCTGATCGCGATGGGCGCGCCCGCTCCGACGCAACAAGTCGCGATGAAGTGA
- a CDS encoding SDR family NAD(P)-dependent oxidoreductase: protein MKAALIVLGATGAVGHGVVQAALDGGWPVIAIARDVAALNALRQRHAGADLVAISASVGSEADAARLGEELRALGRPLGGVVATVCGGGKRGRLLDQPADFLRRTLDEDLLPHLAAARHLLPLLAESDRGGAYVLIGGPGGEHPWAGYGHDSIAAAALRMLARVLHDEARAYPIRVQLLAVDSPLQTEANRKHACTQWPNALSVGRRALALIEHSAAVPAHAVVRYAAWPAAGSLANSPWSDDIDLPATAPTAEALPPDVENAVAQSTNTQGPDSDAELLPPRCLHDARTLLQTLASAKPRSHQT, encoded by the coding sequence ATGAAGGCGGCCCTGATTGTCCTGGGCGCCACGGGTGCCGTTGGCCATGGCGTGGTGCAGGCCGCACTGGACGGCGGCTGGCCGGTGATCGCCATCGCCCGCGACGTCGCTGCGCTGAACGCCTTGCGCCAGCGGCATGCCGGCGCCGACCTGGTCGCAATCAGCGCCTCGGTCGGCAGCGAAGCCGACGCGGCGCGGCTGGGCGAGGAATTGCGCGCGCTGGGCCGGCCGCTCGGCGGCGTGGTCGCGACCGTTTGCGGTGGCGGCAAGCGTGGCCGCCTGCTCGACCAGCCGGCCGACTTCCTGCGCCGTACGCTCGACGAAGACCTGCTGCCGCATCTGGCCGCCGCACGCCATCTGCTGCCGCTGCTGGCCGAATCCGACCGCGGCGGCGCCTACGTGCTGATCGGCGGTCCGGGCGGCGAGCATCCGTGGGCCGGCTACGGCCACGACTCGATCGCCGCCGCCGCGTTGCGCATGCTCGCCCGCGTGCTGCACGACGAGGCGCGGGCGTATCCGATCCGCGTGCAGCTGCTGGCGGTGGATTCGCCGTTGCAGACCGAAGCCAACCGCAAGCACGCATGCACGCAATGGCCGAACGCGCTATCGGTCGGCCGTCGCGCGCTGGCGCTGATCGAGCATTCGGCGGCCGTGCCCGCCCATGCCGTGGTGCGCTACGCCGCGTGGCCTGCGGCCGGATCGCTGGCGAACTCGCCCTGGTCCGACGACATCGACTTGCCGGCGACGGCGCCGACCGCAGAAGCGCTCCCGCCCGATGTCGAAAACGCGGTCGCTCAATCGACGAATACGCAAGGACCGGATAGCGACGCCGAGCTGCTGCCACCACGCTGTCTGCATGACGCGCGCACGCTGCTGCAGACGCTCGCCTCAGCCAAGCCGCGCTCGCACCAGACCTAG
- the folE gene encoding GTP cyclohydrolase I FolE, protein MASHDDSNAVSREQAEDAVRILLRWAGEDPAREGLLDTPKRVVEAYGDWFSGYAGDPHEYLARTFEEVAGYDEMIVLRDIEFESHCEHHMAPIIGKAHVGYLPDGKVVGISKLARVVETYARRFQVQEKMTAQIAHCIQQVLNPRGVGVVVEATHECMTTRGIHKRGVSMVTSKMLGGFRDDARTRAEFLRFIRDSG, encoded by the coding sequence ATGGCCTCTCACGACGATAGCAACGCGGTCAGCCGCGAACAGGCCGAGGATGCGGTGCGCATCCTGCTGCGCTGGGCCGGCGAAGACCCGGCGCGCGAGGGCCTGCTGGATACGCCCAAACGCGTGGTCGAGGCTTACGGCGACTGGTTCAGCGGCTACGCCGGCGACCCGCACGAATACCTCGCGCGCACGTTCGAGGAAGTGGCCGGCTACGACGAGATGATCGTGCTGCGCGACATCGAGTTCGAAAGCCATTGCGAGCACCACATGGCGCCGATCATCGGCAAGGCGCACGTCGGCTATCTGCCCGACGGCAAGGTGGTCGGCATCAGCAAGCTGGCGCGCGTGGTCGAGACCTATGCGCGCCGCTTCCAGGTGCAGGAGAAGATGACCGCCCAGATCGCCCACTGCATCCAGCAGGTGCTCAACCCGCGCGGCGTCGGCGTGGTGGTCGAAGCCACCCACGAATGCATGACCACGCGCGGCATCCACAAGCGCGGCGTCAGCATGGTCACCTCCAAGATGCTGGGCGGTTTCCGCGACGATGCGCGCACCCGCGCCGAGTTCCTGCGCTTCATCCGCGATAGCGGCTAG
- a CDS encoding nuclear transport factor 2 family protein — MPNTVPQIPSREDIREVMAGEAHSAPRRNAPTAGEHFEIVDALYRFGAGQDLRDRGLFESAFAADATLDFTGPAQRLGARIPVFSGRQAIADTVFANIAALDTTHTVTNPRVTAYDGDRATLSALVEAQHLPRDDHSRHLLLKNLYTAELRRQGDRWVIQSLRIGNVWLTGDPSVLFPQAAATRSDSLESPHA, encoded by the coding sequence ATGCCTAATACCGTTCCGCAGATCCCCTCGCGCGAAGACATCCGCGAGGTCATGGCCGGCGAGGCGCATTCCGCGCCTCGCCGCAACGCGCCGACCGCCGGCGAGCATTTCGAGATCGTCGATGCCCTGTACCGTTTCGGCGCAGGGCAGGATTTGCGCGATCGCGGCTTGTTCGAATCGGCCTTCGCGGCCGACGCGACACTGGATTTCACCGGGCCGGCGCAGCGGCTGGGCGCGCGGATTCCGGTGTTTTCCGGGCGCCAGGCCATCGCCGACACCGTGTTCGCGAATATCGCGGCGCTCGACACGACCCATACCGTCACCAACCCGCGCGTGACCGCTTACGACGGCGACCGCGCCACCTTGTCCGCCCTGGTCGAAGCGCAGCACCTGCCGCGCGACGATCACAGCCGCCATCTGTTGCTGAAGAACCTCTACACCGCCGAACTGCGCAGGCAGGGCGACCGTTGGGTGATCCAGTCGTTGCGGATCGGCAATGTCTGGCTGACCGGCGATCCTTCCGTGCTGTTTCCGCAAGCCGCCGCGACGCGCAGCGATTCTTTGGAGAGTCCCCATGCATGA
- a CDS encoding LysR family transcriptional regulator, which translates to MARDLNDTLIFVKVVEHGSFIAAAKTLRLPKTTVSRKVQELETRLGAQLLHRTTRKLGLTEAGNIYYEHSQRIARELDEAESAVGQLQGGPRGWLRLTAPYSLGIERIAPLLGEFHARHPEVRVEMLLSNEPLDLIDKEIDVALRVGNLPDSNLIARKLTVFRTQVYASPGYLERHGEPLHPDDLQHHRTLGMQKMHRNGHYYWPLSDGERMVEYRIDPVMVANDPAGVRGALLCGEGLMLASDIMVKAYAEQGYVRRVLAGWTGPEYELNAVFPRGQVTAPKIRAFVDFLVERLNFDADYMQILCPDARGRCMEADKASAAVMSAELDKVVKGAKKKPAAQPAEPVESTRDDEDEALVE; encoded by the coding sequence ATGGCCCGCGATCTCAACGACACCCTGATCTTCGTCAAAGTGGTCGAGCACGGCAGTTTCATCGCTGCCGCCAAGACCCTGCGCCTGCCCAAGACCACGGTCAGCCGCAAAGTGCAGGAACTGGAAACGCGCCTCGGCGCGCAACTGCTGCATCGCACGACACGCAAGCTCGGCCTCACCGAAGCCGGCAACATCTACTACGAACATTCGCAACGCATCGCCCGCGAACTCGACGAAGCCGAGAGCGCGGTCGGCCAATTGCAGGGCGGCCCGCGCGGCTGGTTGCGCCTCACCGCCCCCTATTCGCTCGGCATCGAACGCATCGCGCCGTTGTTGGGCGAGTTCCATGCGCGCCACCCCGAAGTGCGCGTGGAAATGCTGCTCAGCAACGAACCGCTGGACCTGATCGACAAGGAAATCGACGTCGCGCTGCGCGTCGGCAATCTTCCCGATTCGAATCTGATCGCGCGCAAGCTGACCGTGTTCCGCACCCAGGTGTACGCCAGCCCCGGCTATCTGGAACGACACGGCGAGCCGCTGCATCCGGACGACCTGCAACATCACCGCACGTTGGGCATGCAGAAGATGCATCGCAACGGCCATTACTACTGGCCGCTGAGCGACGGCGAGCGCATGGTCGAATACCGCATCGATCCGGTGATGGTGGCCAACGACCCGGCCGGCGTGCGCGGCGCGCTGCTATGCGGCGAGGGCCTGATGCTGGCCAGCGACATCATGGTCAAGGCCTATGCCGAACAAGGTTACGTGCGGCGCGTACTGGCTGGCTGGACCGGGCCGGAATACGAATTGAACGCTGTGTTCCCGCGCGGCCAGGTGACCGCGCCCAAGATCCGCGCTTTCGTCGACTTCCTGGTCGAACGCCTGAACTTCGACGCCGACTACATGCAGATCCTGTGCCCGGATGCGCGCGGCCGTTGCATGGAGGCCGACAAGGCTTCCGCGGCGGTGATGTCGGCCGAATTGGACAAGGTGGTGAAGGGCGCCAAGAAGAAGCCCGCCGCGCAACCGGCCGAACCGGTGGAAAGCACGCGCGACGACGAGGACGAAGCGCTGGTCGAATGA
- a CDS encoding efflux RND transporter permease subunit, translated as MDFSKFFIDRPIFAAVLSIVIFAAGLISIPLLPIGEYPEVVPPSVVVRTVYPGANPKVIAETVATPLEESIRGVEGLMYMKSVASSDGVLATTVTFQPDVDADEATVRVQNRVSQALARLPEDVRRQGVTTQKQSPVFLMVVHLVSPSGKYDTLYLRNYMRLHIKDRLASIPGVGDAQAFGGGDYAMRLWLDPDKVAARGMTAGDVVRAVREQNIQVSAGQLGAEPMANGSQFLTPINARGRLSTPEEFGNIVLKSGEGGEVVRLSDVARVELAAGDYTMRARLDGQNAAAIGIFQAPGANALQIRDEVIRRMDEAAKTFPPGVEYKSIYDTTVFVRDSIKSVITTLLEATLLVVLVVILFLQTWRASIIPLIAVPVSVVGTFAALYLLGFSINTLTLFGLVLAIGIVVDDAIVVVENVERHIEHGASPLEAAHLAMKEVSGPIIAIALVLCAVFVPMAFLSGVTGQFYKQFAVTIAISTVISAINSLTLSPALAARLLKPHGAPKDAPTRLIDRAFGWLFRPFNRFFGTNAQRYERGVSKALGRRGAVFAIYAALLVATGLMFQLVPRGFIPVQDKSYIIAGIKMPEGASIERTDAALKKIGQIAMGIEGTQNDVAFPGFNPLQFINTPNYGVTFINLKPFGERTRSASEINAELSAKLAGIQEGFAFSLLPPPIQGLGNGSGYAAFVEDRGNLGYGALQSAVQGMQGAGAQTPGLGFINSSYQANVPQLDAEVDRVKAKAQNVPLTELFDTLQTYLGSAYVNDFNLFGRTWQVIAQADGPYRDNVEDIANLRTRNANGEMVPIGSMVKVTQTYGPDPVIRYNGYPAADLLGEADPTMLSSAQAMEKIQELANQVLPNGMEIEWTDLSYQQATQGNAALVVFPLAVLLAFLVLAALYESWTLPLAVILIVPMCMLAALIGVGMTGDNNVFVQVGLVVLMGLACKNAILIVEFARELEMQGKSIVEAALEACRLRLRPIVMTSIAFIAGTIPLVFSHGAGAEVRQATGITVFSGMLGVTLFGLFLTPVFYVALRKLVTRGKAATPPEALYGVNHA; from the coding sequence ATGGACTTCTCAAAATTCTTCATCGACCGGCCGATCTTCGCCGCCGTGCTGTCGATCGTGATCTTCGCCGCCGGCCTGATCTCGATCCCGCTGCTGCCGATCGGCGAGTACCCGGAAGTGGTGCCGCCTTCCGTGGTCGTGCGCACGGTGTATCCGGGCGCGAATCCCAAAGTGATCGCCGAAACCGTGGCCACGCCGCTGGAGGAATCGATCCGCGGCGTCGAAGGCCTGATGTACATGAAGTCGGTCGCCAGTTCCGACGGCGTGCTGGCCACCACGGTCACCTTCCAGCCCGACGTCGACGCCGACGAGGCGACGGTGCGCGTGCAGAACCGGGTCAGCCAGGCGCTGGCGCGTTTGCCGGAGGACGTGCGCCGGCAGGGCGTGACCACGCAGAAGCAGTCGCCGGTGTTCCTGATGGTGGTGCACCTGGTGTCGCCGTCCGGCAAGTACGACACGCTGTACCTGCGCAACTACATGCGCCTGCACATCAAGGACCGGCTGGCCAGCATTCCCGGCGTCGGCGATGCGCAAGCGTTCGGCGGCGGCGATTACGCGATGCGGCTATGGCTGGATCCGGACAAGGTCGCCGCACGCGGCATGACCGCCGGCGATGTGGTGCGCGCGGTGCGCGAGCAGAACATCCAGGTCTCGGCCGGCCAGCTCGGCGCCGAGCCGATGGCGAACGGCAGCCAATTCCTGACCCCGATCAACGCCCGCGGCCGGCTGTCGACGCCCGAAGAGTTCGGCAACATCGTGCTCAAGAGCGGCGAAGGCGGCGAAGTGGTGCGCTTGTCCGATGTCGCGCGCGTGGAGCTCGCCGCCGGCGACTACACGATGCGCGCACGCCTGGACGGCCAGAATGCCGCCGCGATCGGCATCTTCCAGGCGCCGGGCGCGAACGCGCTGCAGATCCGCGACGAAGTGATCCGGCGCATGGACGAGGCCGCCAAGACCTTCCCGCCGGGCGTGGAGTACAAGTCGATCTACGACACCACGGTCTTCGTGCGCGATTCGATCAAGTCGGTGATCACCACGCTGCTGGAAGCGACGCTGCTGGTGGTGCTGGTCGTGATCCTGTTCCTGCAGACCTGGCGCGCCTCGATCATTCCGCTGATCGCGGTGCCGGTGTCGGTGGTGGGCACGTTCGCGGCGCTGTACCTGCTCGGATTCTCGATTAATACGCTCACCTTGTTCGGCCTGGTGCTGGCGATCGGCATCGTCGTCGACGACGCGATCGTGGTCGTCGAAAACGTCGAACGCCACATCGAGCACGGCGCCAGCCCGCTGGAAGCGGCGCACCTGGCGATGAAGGAAGTGTCCGGCCCGATCATCGCGATCGCGCTGGTGCTGTGCGCGGTATTCGTGCCGATGGCCTTCCTGAGCGGCGTGACCGGCCAGTTCTACAAGCAGTTCGCGGTGACGATCGCCATTTCCACGGTGATCTCGGCGATCAACTCGCTGACCCTGTCGCCGGCCTTGGCCGCGCGCCTGCTGAAGCCGCACGGCGCGCCGAAGGATGCGCCGACGCGCCTGATCGACCGCGCTTTCGGCTGGCTGTTCCGCCCGTTCAACCGCTTCTTCGGCACCAATGCGCAGCGTTACGAGCGCGGCGTGTCCAAGGCGCTGGGGCGCCGCGGCGCGGTGTTCGCGATCTACGCGGCGCTGCTGGTCGCCACCGGGCTGATGTTCCAGCTCGTGCCGCGCGGCTTCATCCCGGTGCAGGACAAGTCCTACATCATCGCCGGCATCAAGATGCCCGAGGGCGCTTCGATCGAACGCACCGATGCGGCGCTGAAGAAGATCGGGCAGATCGCGATGGGCATCGAGGGCACCCAGAACGACGTCGCCTTCCCCGGCTTCAATCCGCTGCAGTTCATCAACACGCCAAACTACGGCGTCACCTTCATCAACCTCAAGCCGTTCGGCGAGCGAACGCGCAGCGCGTCCGAGATCAATGCGGAACTGAGCGCCAAGCTCGCAGGCATCCAGGAAGGCTTCGCGTTCTCGCTGCTGCCGCCGCCGATCCAGGGCCTGGGCAACGGCTCGGGCTATGCCGCCTTCGTCGAAGACCGCGGCAACCTGGGCTACGGCGCGCTGCAGAGCGCGGTGCAGGGCATGCAGGGCGCGGGCGCGCAGACGCCGGGGTTGGGCTTCATCAACAGCAGCTACCAGGCCAACGTGCCTCAGCTGGACGCCGAGGTCGACAGGGTGAAGGCCAAGGCGCAGAACGTGCCCTTGACCGAGCTGTTCGACACGCTGCAGACCTATCTGGGTTCGGCCTACGTCAACGACTTCAACCTGTTCGGCCGCACCTGGCAGGTGATCGCGCAAGCCGACGGGCCGTACCGCGACAACGTCGAAGACATCGCCAACCTGCGCACCCGCAACGCCAACGGCGAGATGGTGCCGATCGGCAGCATGGTGAAGGTCACCCAGACCTACGGCCCCGACCCGGTGATCCGCTACAACGGCTATCCGGCTGCGGACCTGCTCGGCGAGGCGGACCCGACGATGCTGTCGTCGGCGCAAGCGATGGAGAAGATCCAGGAGCTGGCGAATCAGGTACTGCCCAACGGCATGGAGATCGAGTGGACCGACCTGAGCTACCAGCAGGCGACCCAGGGCAACGCGGCGCTGGTCGTGTTCCCGCTGGCGGTGCTGCTGGCCTTCTTGGTGCTGGCCGCGCTGTACGAAAGCTGGACGTTGCCGCTGGCGGTGATCCTGATCGTGCCGATGTGCATGCTCGCCGCGCTGATCGGCGTGGGCATGACCGGCGACAACAACGTGTTCGTGCAGGTCGGCCTGGTGGTGCTGATGGGCCTGGCGTGCAAGAACGCGATCCTGATCGTCGAATTCGCGCGCGAACTGGAAATGCAGGGCAAGAGCATCGTCGAAGCGGCGCTGGAAGCCTGCCGCCTGCGCCTGCGCCCGATCGTGATGACTTCGATCGCCTTCATCGCCGGCACCATCCCGCTGGTGTTCTCGCACGGCGCCGGCGCGGAAGTGCGCCAGGCCACGGGCATCACCGTGTTCTCCGGCATGCTCGGCGTCACCCTGTTCGGCCTGTTCCTGACGCCGGTGTTCTACGTCGCGCTGCGCAAGTTGGTCACGCGCGGCAAGGCCGCGACGCCGCCGGAAGCGCTGTACGGGGTGAACCATGCCTAA